The genomic region TCTTACCCTCGACCGCGATCTGATCGATGTCTCCAATTTTCAGGTTTAATTTCGATATTTGGGGGGACAATTCCTTTAACTTTCTCCGGAGGTACTCAGTGTGCTTCTCGGAAAGACCCGAGGGCTGCGGGAGATTCAAATGCTTTTCCCGCTGAATGAGTTCTGGGAGGAACACTCGGGAGAGGGTTTTGGAGATTCGTCGACGCTTTTTCGTGAGGGACACGGCAATTTCCGGGTTGTCCGGGTCTCGCCGGTTCTTTAGATAAACCGGAGTCGTCCAGAAGTTGATGTCTGCCTTCAATTTTTCGGGAAGGACGGAGTCAGCTGCTGCTGCAAGCAGATTCTGGATCGCAATTTTTGGGCGAATTTTCTCGTAGGAGTTTATTAATAAATCCTCCGAGTTACGACCGGTCAAGGACTTCAAATGATCGCAAGTTCTTTCCCGATTTTCTAACCACTTCCGCCAGTTCCGCAATCGACGATCTTCGAGGgtttcttgaattttcaagtttgACGATTTTATGTCTACTGTTAAGGATGTTTTTCTCTGTTTGGGGGCAAGTGACTTTGATTTGTTAGTTATTCGGGATGAATCCATTATCTATTAGGCCCAATACGTTTCCAGATTTGAAAATACTCCGATGAGTTGGTGATTACAGTTAGTGAAGTCGTCAAACGATGGCATGAGGGTGAGATTCTCATAACCTGTGGGAACCACTCGTATATCGATAGCCAACTTTCGATTGCTTTTCATAAAATGAAGTACTTctagtgttttttttagatttctaCCTGTTTGTACTGATTTAAACATATTTCGATAACTGCGCATTTATTGATAAcgatataatgaaaaatccaatatAAATAGCGACCCCTCTGTTCCAGACTCGAGAACTAACCTCTGTGTGGCAGTTAATTGACCAACGGAGTGTACAGCAGTGCAGGTCTACCATACACATGAGTTTGTCTAACTACATACAAATGTAAGAACAGTTGGGTTTTGCTCATCATGCACAGGTAAGGGAAACTTTTTAGTTTATCAATGTTTCCAGAGATTCATGAAAATTAGATTTCatcttttgattaaaaaaaaacaatgcaaTTCATTTCTTTGTTTATCTTTAGCATAAAACTTGTGTTCTTAACGCATTGTGAAACGTGTTTATTCGGATATCTAACGAAATGTTCCTCCTAAACTgcgaaatatttacaaaaataacatctttttttcaacatcatctctctctctctctcataattgactttttccaaTTTCCAGATTTTGAGCAGCCAAATAGAAACAAATAAAGCCACAAAAATGACAGCAATTGTGGGTGGAGGTATGGGGGGTCTCTCTGCCGCGTTTTACGCCTTAGAGAACCCAAAAATTGGCCCCTTAATTCTCCTGGAGGCATCGGACCGTCTGGGCGGATGGATCAAGagcgaaaaatcaaaatccaaTGCTATTTTTGAGAAGGGACCGAGAACAATGAGGCCCAGAGAAGTAGCTGGCAGGAACACCCTCGATATGATTGACAGGCTCGATCTCACCAACCATATCATACCCATTCTGCCATCACATGCCTCAGCCAGAAATCGTTTTGTCTACGCCGATAAAAAATTGCATCCCCTACCTAACTCCTTTCGGAGTCTATTCACAGTGAATCCTCCATTCAATCGACCGCTCTTCACGGCCATGATTAATGATCTAATAGCGAAAAAGGGAGAGACGAAGGATGAAAGCATGTACAGCTTCGTACAGaggagatttggaggagaCATTGCTGATTATTTGATTAGTCCCTTGTTGTGCGGTATTTGCGCAGGGGATGCTGAAAAAATTAGTGTTAATTTCCTGATGAAGCATCTCGCAGAGGTCGAACAAAAGCACCGATCGATAGTCATAGGGTTGTTGAAAGATACACTGCGAGATATTTTCGATGCGAAGCGAAAGGCAGAagcattaaaattgaaaaatagaacTTTTGAGGGCTCGGCAGGGCGTGCTGCGAGAGAGGACTGGGCAATCTGGGGCCTCCAGGGGGGTCTCCAACAGATTCCAGAGGCACTGGAGAAGGAACTGACATCGAAAGATGTAGAAATTAGGCGAAGGACTCCAGTTAGAAATATGACGTTTAAACCGGAGTGTGTGGAGTTAGAAGTGGATGACCAAGTTCAGAAGTATGAGAGAGTAATTGCCAGCTTGTCGGCGACAAGATTAGCTAAAATCCTGGAGAGACAGCATCCACAGCTGGCGAGAGAACTCGAAGCCATTCCCACGGTTACCGTCGCtgtcattaattttgaatttccagGGAAAGTGCTGCCCATGGAGGCCTTCGGGTTCCTAGTGCCTCCGAAGGAGAAAATTCCCATTCTAGGGGTGATCTTTGATTCTTGTGTATTTCCACAAGAATCGTCGACGGTGAGTCAAGACAAAAATATTGCGACAACAAAATCGTTGAATCTGTCAAATAATATCCTTATGATGTGACCAAGTCTCACGTAATAATTAATacatattattttcatttcatcaatTGCTCGTGGGGATATTCCATTTGTTTTTACGAATTCATTGTGGTGAATTCGTGAACCGTAATAGTTCAATgtcttaaataataattagattAAATAAATCTAAAATATGACTGATAAAATTCACATTCATTTATTCACTTCATCGCCGCTAAACCAAAAACGAatttaaattaacaaattattcaacttttaAATATCTTACAGGTACTGACAGTAATGATGGGTGGTGCATGGTTCAACGATTATTTCGGTGGTAATTCATCGCAAGATTACATGGTAGCAGTAGCTCTCGATCAATTGAGAAGTATTCTGGGGATAAAGGTGGATCCCTCAGACACTCACTTCGAAATTCTGGAGAATTGCATTCCTCAGTATGTCGTTGGTCACGAGGAAAGACTCAAGAGAATACGTAATTATATCACTGCTCATAAAATGCCTCTCACACTGTGTGGCTCCTCTTATCAAGGCGTTGGGCTTAACGACGTTATTCTGTCGGCGAAACAGGCCGTTCATGATATTTCGTaagaatttaatatatttttatttctgttctAACGAATATAGAATACATTTGCAAATGAgcttttttataatttgttgCAATAACTTCATGCCCTGGAGCCATGCGAGTCTGTAGATaaacatgcaaaaaataaacaaataagtgaataaaaaaaacagtgaaGGACAAACACATTAACTTCCCACTCTTCTTCAGTCAttcgtttaaaataatttttttatatcctcATGGTTATGAGCATCGTTTATTTACCCTTGtgtaaaaattgtaatttctaGAAATTGGCCTATTCAAACGAACTTTATACGTTGTCAAATATTGGTATAATAATGGGCATCACAAACATCACTCGAACGATACAAGCGCATCGATAAATTCTGAAATAGAATTTGCCGGA from Diachasmimorpha longicaudata isolate KC_UGA_2023 chromosome 1, iyDiaLong2, whole genome shotgun sequence harbors:
- the LOC135160986 gene encoding protoporphyrinogen oxidase, encoding MTAIVGGGMGGLSAAFYALENPKIGPLILLEASDRLGGWIKSEKSKSNAIFEKGPRTMRPREVAGRNTLDMIDRLDLTNHIIPILPSHASARNRFVYADKKLHPLPNSFRSLFTVNPPFNRPLFTAMINDLIAKKGETKDESMYSFVQRRFGGDIADYLISPLLCGICAGDAEKISVNFLMKHLAEVEQKHRSIVIGLLKDTLRDIFDAKRKAEALKLKNRTFEGSAGRAAREDWAIWGLQGGLQQIPEALEKELTSKDVEIRRRTPVRNMTFKPECVELEVDDQVQKYERVIASLSATRLAKILERQHPQLARELEAIPTVTVAVINFEFPGKVLPMEAFGFLVPPKEKIPILGVIFDSCVFPQESSTVLTVMMGGAWFNDYFGGNSSQDYMVAVALDQLRSILGIKVDPSDTHFEILENCIPQYVVGHEERLKRIRNYITAHKMPLTLCGSSYQGVGLNDVILSAKQAVHDIS